A window of Rhabdothermincola salaria contains these coding sequences:
- the ychF gene encoding redox-regulated ATPase YchF yields MERFGFVGLPNAGKSSLYNALSGGSALAAPYAFATKDPNVGVAKVPDTRLDELAAMSKSKNVVPASVQFVDIGGLVEGASAGEGLGNKFLANIREADAIVFVLRGFEDDDVPGPSDPLEHLRIVETEIALADLETVETQIDKRRKAAKQDRAVADEVAALGEALTVLSEGTPIYRSELGDESRQLLRNYFLLTNKPVLAIVNVGEDDLERVDDKVAPVLAEFGGHGEVIGMCVQLEAEAAQLDVAERAEMLEGLGLGEGALPRFLHTAYQMLGLRTFFTTGEKESRAWTFRAGYKAPQCAGVIHTDFERGFIRAEVIHWDELLEVGSWSKARDVGKLRVEGKDYVVADGDVMEIRFNV; encoded by the coding sequence GTGGAACGCTTCGGGTTCGTCGGACTCCCCAACGCCGGCAAGTCATCGCTGTACAACGCCCTCTCCGGGGGCAGCGCCCTGGCGGCGCCGTACGCCTTCGCCACCAAGGACCCCAACGTGGGGGTGGCCAAGGTGCCCGACACGCGGCTCGACGAGCTGGCGGCCATGAGCAAGTCCAAGAACGTGGTGCCCGCCAGCGTGCAGTTCGTCGACATCGGCGGACTGGTCGAGGGGGCCAGCGCCGGCGAGGGGCTCGGCAACAAGTTCCTCGCCAACATCCGCGAGGCCGACGCCATCGTGTTCGTGCTGCGGGGGTTCGAGGACGACGACGTGCCCGGCCCCTCCGATCCGCTCGAGCACCTGCGCATCGTGGAGACCGAGATCGCTCTCGCCGACCTCGAGACGGTGGAGACCCAGATCGACAAGCGCCGCAAGGCGGCCAAGCAGGACCGGGCCGTCGCCGACGAGGTGGCGGCCCTGGGTGAAGCCCTGACGGTGCTGTCGGAGGGCACGCCCATCTACCGCAGCGAGCTCGGCGACGAGTCCCGTCAGCTGCTGCGCAACTACTTCCTGCTCACCAACAAGCCGGTGCTGGCCATCGTCAACGTCGGGGAGGACGACCTGGAACGGGTCGACGACAAGGTGGCGCCGGTGCTGGCCGAGTTCGGCGGCCACGGCGAGGTCATCGGCATGTGCGTGCAGCTCGAGGCCGAGGCGGCCCAGCTCGACGTCGCCGAACGGGCCGAGATGCTCGAGGGCCTCGGCCTGGGCGAGGGGGCGCTGCCACGCTTCCTGCACACCGCCTACCAGATGCTGGGACTGCGCACCTTCTTCACCACGGGCGAGAAGGAGAGCCGGGCCTGGACCTTCCGGGCCGGGTACAAGGCGCCGCAGTGCGCGGGGGTCATCCACACCGACTTCGAGCGGGGCTTCATCCGGGCCGAGGTCATCCACTGGGACGAGCTGCTGGAGGTGGGTTCGTGGTCCAAGGCCCGAGACGTGGGCAAGCTCCGGGTGGAGGGCAAGGACTACGTGGTCGCCGACGGCGACGTGATGGAGATCAGGTTCAACGTCTGA
- a CDS encoding PHP domain-containing protein: protein MAPADALARIGHLLDRQLAPSSKVRAYRRAAEIVLDLGDDEIADRARRGTLQELSGIGPSTASVIAATVAGEVPARLAELETGPGVETTEAGAAYRRALRGDCHSHSTWSDGGASIEAMARAAAAQGHEYLVVTDHSPRLTVAHGLDRQRLLAQIDEIEVLNAELAPFRILTGIEVDILEDGALDQDDDLLARLDLVVASVHSKLRMDREAMTRRMVLAVASPHVDVLGHCTGRMVRSRTGAAGLEVADKRPPSVFDADMVFAACARFDTAVEINCRPERQDPPDELLELALGWGCKIAIDTDAHATGQLEWQGYGCDKAARHRVGLDDIVNTWSADDLVEWAASHPDQ, encoded by the coding sequence ATGGCCCCGGCGGACGCCCTGGCCCGCATCGGCCACCTCCTCGACCGGCAGCTGGCCCCGTCGAGCAAGGTGCGGGCCTACCGCCGGGCGGCCGAGATCGTGCTCGACCTCGGCGACGACGAGATCGCGGATCGGGCCCGCCGAGGCACGCTCCAGGAGCTCTCGGGCATCGGGCCGTCGACCGCCTCCGTCATCGCCGCCACGGTGGCGGGTGAGGTGCCGGCCCGCCTCGCCGAGCTGGAGACGGGCCCCGGGGTCGAGACCACCGAGGCCGGGGCGGCGTACCGCCGGGCCCTGCGCGGCGACTGCCACAGCCACTCGACGTGGAGCGACGGCGGTGCCTCGATCGAGGCCATGGCCCGCGCCGCTGCGGCCCAGGGCCACGAGTACCTCGTCGTGACCGACCACTCCCCCCGCCTCACCGTGGCCCACGGCCTCGATCGCCAGCGCCTCCTCGCCCAGATCGACGAGATCGAGGTGCTCAACGCCGAGCTGGCCCCGTTCCGGATCCTCACCGGCATCGAGGTCGACATCCTCGAGGACGGCGCGCTCGACCAGGACGACGACCTCCTCGCTCGCCTCGACCTGGTGGTGGCCAGCGTGCACTCCAAGCTGAGGATGGACCGCGAGGCCATGACCCGTCGCATGGTGCTGGCCGTGGCCAGCCCCCACGTGGACGTGCTCGGCCACTGCACGGGCCGCATGGTGCGATCGCGTACGGGGGCCGCCGGCCTGGAGGTGGCCGACAAGCGACCTCCGTCGGTGTTCGACGCCGACATGGTGTTCGCCGCCTGCGCCCGCTTCGACACCGCCGTCGAGATCAACTGCCGACCCGAGCGCCAGGACCCGCCCGACGAGTTGCTGGAGCTGGCCCTCGGGTGGGGCTGCAAGATCGCCATCGACACCGACGCCCACGCCACCGGCCAGCTCGAGTGGCAGGGCTACGGGTGCGACAAGGCGGCCCGCCACCGGGTCGGCCTCGACGACATCGTGAACACCTGGAGCGCCGACGACCTCGTCGAATGGGCCGCGAGCCACCCGGACCAGTAG
- the queF gene encoding preQ(1) synthase, which yields MPSQPSKELVTVPNPETGRDYEIVCETDELTCLCPVTGQPDFATVRITYVPDELLVELKSLKMYLWSYRDEGAFHEAVTNRILDDLVRATLPRRMTVETIWKVRGGIATTVTASHPS from the coding sequence GTGCCCAGCCAGCCGTCCAAGGAGCTCGTCACCGTCCCGAACCCGGAGACGGGACGGGACTACGAGATCGTCTGCGAGACCGACGAGCTCACCTGCCTGTGCCCGGTCACCGGCCAGCCCGACTTCGCCACGGTGCGCATCACCTACGTGCCCGATGAGCTCCTGGTCGAGCTGAAGAGCCTGAAGATGTACCTGTGGAGCTACCGCGACGAGGGCGCGTTCCACGAAGCGGTGACCAACCGCATCCTCGACGACCTGGTGCGAGCAACCCTCCCCCGTCGGATGACGGTCGAGACCATCTGGAAGGTCCGTGGGGGCATCGCCACCACGGTCACCGCCTCGCACCCGAGCTGA
- a CDS encoding SGNH/GDSL hydrolase family protein, translating into MSRQPPRDDRPVGTGGRGRHARGPRFSWRMLLHPLRSQEEGTAPAGIVLVVVLVALLVAAVLNADATLRKSNAAGEGWRNEVAQVVADVSGTLRLTSLRNRADEALGKNTTTDIDVADLLAEQQAEQAADPEAADPEAEAAAEAAEAEAAAAQAEADRLAALEPDLPAATPAAPLSMYIGGDSIARDFGQAMQRVATATGVIAPTLDYRAATGLSRPDFFNWPEHLVRDVVPTNPQLVVLQFGANDSQNFTIDGRPVERLSEEWLTEYRRRVAATMDLLQSPDNQRLVVWVGAPIMGPGSGVKGMDLLNQIYWEESQSRPWVSYFDTYPFLADANMAYVDTAIYADGQSRELRQSDKVHLSAAGGSRLAWGVIDLITETVDLSAGNVEPPPSEAAPPEVSPRDELPPPAPA; encoded by the coding sequence ATGTCCCGCCAGCCCCCTCGAGACGACCGCCCGGTGGGCACCGGGGGCCGCGGCCGCCACGCCCGCGGTCCTCGCTTCAGCTGGCGCATGCTCCTGCACCCGTTGCGGTCCCAGGAGGAGGGCACCGCTCCGGCCGGGATCGTGTTGGTGGTGGTGCTCGTCGCCCTCCTCGTGGCCGCGGTGCTGAACGCCGACGCCACCTTGCGAAAGAGCAACGCCGCGGGTGAGGGCTGGCGCAACGAGGTCGCCCAGGTCGTCGCCGACGTGAGCGGCACCCTCCGCCTCACCTCGCTGCGCAACCGCGCCGACGAGGCACTGGGCAAGAACACCACGACCGACATCGACGTCGCCGACCTGTTGGCCGAACAGCAAGCCGAGCAGGCGGCCGACCCCGAGGCCGCCGATCCCGAGGCCGAGGCCGCTGCGGAGGCGGCCGAGGCCGAGGCCGCCGCGGCCCAGGCCGAGGCCGACCGTCTCGCCGCGCTCGAACCCGACCTGCCTGCGGCCACGCCGGCGGCGCCGCTCAGCATGTACATCGGGGGCGACTCCATCGCCCGCGACTTCGGCCAGGCCATGCAGCGCGTCGCCACCGCCACCGGTGTCATCGCCCCCACGCTCGACTACCGGGCCGCCACCGGGCTGTCCCGTCCGGACTTCTTCAACTGGCCCGAGCACCTGGTGCGCGACGTGGTGCCGACCAACCCGCAGCTGGTCGTGTTGCAGTTCGGGGCCAACGACAGCCAGAACTTCACGATCGACGGGCGCCCGGTGGAGCGCCTCTCCGAGGAGTGGCTCACCGAGTACCGACGTCGTGTCGCCGCCACCATGGACCTGCTCCAGTCACCCGACAACCAGCGCCTGGTGGTGTGGGTGGGCGCCCCGATCATGGGCCCGGGCTCCGGCGTCAAGGGGATGGACCTCCTCAACCAGATCTACTGGGAGGAGTCGCAGAGCCGACCGTGGGTGTCCTACTTCGACACCTATCCCTTCCTCGCCGACGCCAACATGGCCTACGTCGACACCGCGATCTACGCCGACGGGCAGTCCCGCGAGCTGCGCCAGAGCGACAAGGTCCACCTCTCCGCCGCCGGCGGCAGCCGCCTGGCGTGGGGGGTCATCGACCTCATCACCGAGACGGTGGACCTCTCGGCCGGCAACGTGGAGCCTCCGCCGTCGGAGGCCGCTCCCCCCGAGGTCAGCCCCCGCGACGAGCTCCCGCCTCCGGCTCCGGCGTAG
- a CDS encoding dodecin family protein, whose translation MANNNTYKMSKLVGESPDSIEEAVRTALATSGEKVHGQSWAQISELRASLGPDSTVEAWQVVVEVAFKVDS comes from the coding sequence ATGGCCAACAACAACACCTACAAGATGTCCAAGCTCGTCGGGGAGTCCCCCGACTCCATCGAGGAGGCCGTGCGCACGGCGCTCGCCACCTCGGGCGAGAAGGTCCACGGTCAGAGCTGGGCCCAGATCAGCGAGCTCCGGGCCTCCCTCGGCCCGGACTCGACGGTCGAGGCGTGGCAGGTCGTGGTCGAGGTCGCCTTCAAGGTCGACAGCTGA
- a CDS encoding MBOAT family O-acyltransferase, producing MLFPTIDFAVFFVVVFTASWLLRPRHTVWRWFMLAASCYFYAYWEFGYLFLLLGSIGVNWLFGEAVYRALGPDGQRTTASKWLVRASVVVNLAALGYYKYLDFFVSSVSDRLESLGLDVDPPVLEILLPVGISFFTFQAMSYVLDIGRGEWRRPMTLLDFAVFLSFFPQVVAGPIVRASEFAPQLERPADPRFVRYSEAFMLIFRGLFKKVVISSFLAAQIVDPVFAVPEAYGRWEVLWAIYAYAIQIYADFSGYTDIAIGVALLLGFRFPQNFNAPYIATSLQDFWRRWHMTLSRWLRDYLYIPLGGNRGTTLFTYRNLFLVMLIGGLWHGANWTFVVWGAIHGGYLVAERVVKTRWAARGSLGLPAPLVKGLQWFLTFNVVCLAWVFFRAPSVGDAWTMLGRLFAGGGAPSVVSTLVLVTVVLSLASQFVPPRVAERGEQVFSKLAPLAQAAILAVGLVVIDALGPEGVAPFIYFQF from the coding sequence ATGCTGTTCCCCACCATCGACTTCGCCGTGTTCTTCGTGGTGGTGTTCACGGCCAGCTGGCTGCTGCGGCCTCGGCACACGGTCTGGCGTTGGTTCATGTTGGCGGCCAGCTGCTACTTCTACGCCTACTGGGAGTTCGGCTACCTCTTCTTGCTGCTCGGCAGCATCGGGGTCAACTGGCTGTTCGGCGAGGCGGTGTACCGAGCGCTCGGACCGGACGGGCAGCGCACGACGGCGAGCAAGTGGCTGGTGCGCGCCTCGGTCGTGGTCAACCTGGCGGCGCTCGGCTACTACAAGTACCTCGACTTCTTCGTCTCCTCGGTGTCGGACCGCCTCGAGTCGCTCGGTCTCGATGTTGACCCGCCCGTGCTCGAGATCCTCTTGCCGGTCGGCATCTCCTTCTTCACCTTCCAAGCCATGAGCTACGTGCTCGACATCGGCCGGGGGGAGTGGCGGCGACCGATGACGCTGCTCGACTTCGCCGTCTTCCTGAGCTTCTTCCCCCAGGTGGTCGCTGGCCCCATCGTGCGGGCGAGCGAGTTCGCACCGCAGCTCGAACGCCCCGCCGACCCGCGCTTCGTGCGCTACTCCGAGGCGTTCATGCTCATCTTCCGCGGCCTGTTCAAGAAGGTCGTGATCTCGAGCTTCCTCGCCGCCCAGATCGTGGATCCGGTGTTCGCCGTGCCGGAGGCCTACGGGCGGTGGGAGGTGCTGTGGGCGATCTACGCCTACGCCATCCAGATCTACGCCGACTTCTCCGGCTACACCGACATCGCCATCGGCGTGGCCCTGCTGCTGGGCTTCCGGTTCCCCCAGAACTTCAACGCCCCGTACATCGCCACGTCGCTGCAGGACTTCTGGCGTCGCTGGCACATGACGCTGTCGCGCTGGTTGCGCGACTACCTCTACATCCCCCTCGGTGGGAACCGGGGCACCACGCTCTTCACGTATCGAAACCTGTTCCTGGTCATGCTCATCGGTGGCCTGTGGCACGGGGCCAACTGGACCTTCGTCGTGTGGGGCGCCATCCACGGTGGCTACCTGGTGGCCGAGCGGGTCGTGAAGACGCGCTGGGCGGCCCGAGGGTCGCTGGGTCTGCCGGCGCCGCTGGTGAAGGGCCTGCAGTGGTTCCTGACCTTCAACGTGGTGTGCCTGGCCTGGGTCTTCTTCCGGGCCCCGTCGGTGGGTGACGCCTGGACCATGCTCGGCCGGCTCTTCGCCGGGGGCGGGGCGCCGTCGGTCGTGTCCACCCTCGTGCTGGTGACCGTGGTCTTGTCGTTGGCCTCGCAGTTCGTGCCACCCCGGGTGGCCGAACGGGGCGAGCAGGTCTTCTCGAAGCTGGCGCCCCTGGCTCAGGCGGCCATCCTGGCCGTGGGCCTGGTGGTCATCGACGCCCTCGGCCCCGAGGGCGTGGCCCCGTTCATCTACTTCCAGTTCTGA
- a CDS encoding queuosine salvage family protein codes for MTPDADADDRDGGRRGDVLDRVRLRAEQVAARASHVRLAPERLDAYATELVASGALRPADPGSGPWAVEHPQPEAATAMVLALDTINFGSGWHPVVRKRPGCSGAVTMATNLREHVARHGDVTAAWLAALEPADAHRIFDQPHDDGPVHQLMVHFATALAELGVLVETDFDGSFVALVESADGAAAGLVDVLASLPGFADVWTHDGLEVPILKRAQLAVADLHRTFGGDGPGRFHDVDRLTAFADNLVPHVLRLDGVLELDGALVARIEAEELLEPGSREEVEIRAVGLHAVEELRRALAAQGHDVASWHLDQVLWSRGGAPRYKAHPRHRARSTAY; via the coding sequence GTGACCCCCGACGCCGACGCCGACGACCGTGACGGCGGTCGCCGTGGCGACGTCCTCGACCGGGTCCGACTACGGGCCGAGCAGGTCGCCGCACGCGCCTCCCATGTCCGGCTGGCGCCTGAGCGCCTCGATGCGTACGCCACCGAGCTCGTCGCTTCGGGCGCGCTGCGCCCGGCCGACCCCGGCTCGGGCCCCTGGGCCGTGGAGCATCCGCAACCGGAGGCGGCGACCGCGATGGTGCTGGCGCTCGACACCATCAACTTCGGTTCGGGATGGCACCCGGTCGTCCGCAAGCGACCGGGATGCTCTGGTGCGGTCACCATGGCCACCAACCTGCGCGAGCACGTGGCCCGCCACGGCGACGTGACCGCGGCGTGGCTCGCCGCGCTCGAGCCGGCCGATGCCCACCGGATCTTCGATCAACCCCACGACGACGGCCCGGTCCACCAGCTGATGGTCCACTTCGCCACCGCCCTGGCCGAGCTGGGAGTGCTGGTCGAGACCGACTTCGACGGATCCTTCGTCGCCCTCGTCGAGTCCGCCGACGGTGCCGCCGCCGGGCTCGTGGATGTGCTGGCCTCGTTGCCCGGCTTCGCCGACGTGTGGACCCACGACGGACTCGAGGTGCCGATCCTCAAGCGGGCGCAGCTGGCCGTCGCCGACCTCCACCGCACCTTCGGCGGGGACGGGCCCGGCCGGTTCCACGACGTCGACCGCCTCACCGCCTTCGCCGACAACCTGGTGCCCCACGTCCTGCGCCTCGACGGGGTCCTGGAGCTCGACGGCGCCCTGGTGGCCCGCATCGAGGCCGAGGAGCTGCTGGAACCGGGGTCCCGTGAGGAGGTCGAGATCCGCGCCGTGGGCCTCCACGCGGTCGAGGAGCTGCGGCGGGCCCTCGCCGCCCAGGGCCACGACGTGGCCAGCTGGCACCTCGACCAGGTGCTGTGGTCACGCGGTGGGGCGCCCCGGTACAAGGCCCACCCGCGCCACCGAGCCCGGAGCACCGCGTACTGA
- a CDS encoding crotonase/enoyl-CoA hydratase family protein, which translates to MGYSCFEVEVADKVAHVRLSRPDELNTMNRAFWVELPAVVAELDGRGDVRAMVLSSTGRHFTAGMDLSVFTAGDALGGDGGEVGRVRARLRQTALMLQDSFTAFEKARFPVLVAVQGGCIGGGVDLVCAADMRYATDDAFFVVQEINIGMTADVGTLQRLPRLVPEGIARELAYTGRRMPARRAAEVGLVNEVFADHETLVAGVLDIAAEIAAKSPLAIWGTKQTMNFSRDHTIADGLEYIATWQTGMFQPGDMMEAFAAKAEGRDPEFPDLLPSPDDF; encoded by the coding sequence ATGGGGTACTCCTGCTTCGAGGTCGAGGTCGCTGACAAGGTGGCCCACGTCCGCCTGTCCCGGCCGGATGAGCTGAACACCATGAACCGGGCCTTCTGGGTGGAGCTCCCGGCCGTCGTCGCCGAGCTCGACGGTCGAGGCGACGTGCGGGCCATGGTGCTGTCCTCCACCGGGAGGCACTTCACCGCCGGCATGGACCTCTCGGTGTTCACCGCCGGTGATGCGCTCGGAGGTGACGGCGGCGAGGTCGGGCGGGTGCGGGCCCGCCTCCGTCAGACGGCGCTGATGCTGCAGGACAGCTTCACGGCGTTCGAGAAGGCCCGCTTCCCGGTGCTGGTGGCCGTGCAGGGCGGGTGCATCGGCGGAGGTGTCGATCTCGTCTGCGCGGCCGACATGCGCTACGCCACCGATGACGCGTTCTTCGTCGTGCAGGAGATCAACATCGGGATGACCGCTGACGTCGGTACCCTCCAGCGGCTGCCCCGGCTGGTCCCCGAGGGCATCGCCCGGGAGCTGGCCTACACCGGTCGGCGCATGCCGGCCCGTCGTGCGGCCGAGGTCGGTCTGGTCAACGAGGTCTTCGCCGACCACGAGACGTTGGTGGCAGGGGTGTTGGACATCGCCGCGGAGATCGCGGCCAAGAGCCCGCTGGCGATCTGGGGCACCAAGCAGACGATGAACTTCTCGCGGGACCACACCATCGCCGACGGGCTCGAGTACATCGCCACCTGGCAGACCGGCATGTTCCAGCCGGGCGACATGATGGAGGCCTTCGCCGCCAAGGCCGAGGGCCGCGACCCCGAGTTCCCGGACCTGCTCCCGAGCCCCGACGACTTCTGA
- a CDS encoding adenosine kinase, translating into MTVLQPPAGRALDVVCIGNAIVDVLAHTDDAFLDRHAMAKGSMQLIDTEVAHRVYADMPPSIEISGGSAANTAAGIAALGGSVRFVGRIADDQLGEVFAHDIRAAGVAFDVAPVTGAAAAPGTARCLVLVTPDAQRTLNTYLGVSAQLTPHDVAGLGLDAARALYCEGYLWDEPSAKEAIRLAMDEARAAGTPVAFTLSDAFCVDRHRTEFLELLAGRVDIVFANEAEICSLYEVDDVEQAAAMVAGHVAIACVTRSERGSVILTADGDRVEIPAAPAEVVDTTGAGDLYAAGFLARWAAGADLAECGRVASLAAAEAISHLGARPEADLRSLRAGSE; encoded by the coding sequence GTGACCGTGCTCCAGCCCCCCGCCGGCCGTGCCCTCGACGTCGTGTGCATCGGCAACGCCATCGTGGACGTCCTCGCCCACACCGACGATGCGTTCCTGGACCGCCATGCCATGGCCAAGGGCTCGATGCAGCTCATCGACACCGAGGTCGCCCATCGCGTGTACGCCGACATGCCCCCGAGCATCGAGATCTCGGGCGGCTCGGCCGCCAACACCGCGGCCGGCATCGCCGCCCTGGGCGGGTCGGTCCGCTTCGTCGGCCGCATCGCCGACGACCAGCTCGGCGAGGTCTTCGCCCACGACATCCGCGCCGCCGGCGTGGCGTTCGACGTGGCGCCGGTGACCGGTGCCGCGGCGGCGCCGGGCACGGCCCGCTGCCTGGTGCTGGTGACCCCCGATGCCCAGCGCACGCTGAACACCTACCTCGGCGTGTCGGCCCAGCTCACCCCCCACGACGTCGCCGGCCTCGGCCTCGATGCGGCCCGGGCCCTGTACTGCGAGGGCTACCTGTGGGACGAGCCGTCGGCCAAGGAAGCCATCCGGCTGGCCATGGACGAGGCGCGTGCCGCCGGCACCCCGGTGGCGTTCACCCTGTCCGACGCGTTCTGCGTCGATCGCCACCGCACCGAGTTCCTCGAGCTGCTGGCCGGCCGGGTCGACATCGTGTTCGCCAACGAGGCCGAGATCTGCTCGCTGTACGAGGTCGACGACGTCGAGCAGGCTGCCGCCATGGTGGCGGGCCACGTGGCCATCGCCTGCGTCACCCGCTCCGAGCGGGGCTCGGTGATCCTCACCGCCGACGGCGACCGCGTCGAGATCCCGGCGGCGCCGGCCGAGGTGGTCGACACCACCGGTGCCGGCGATCTCTACGCCGCCGGGTTCCTGGCTCGGTGGGCCGCCGGTGCCGACCTCGCCGAGTGCGGCCGGGTGGCCTCTCTCGCCGCGGCCGAGGCCATCTCACACCTCGGCGCCCGGCCCGAGGCCGACCTGCGCTCGCTCCGCGCCGGCTCCGAGTAG